A DNA window from Leptolyngbya sp. KIOST-1 contains the following coding sequences:
- a CDS encoding helicase C-terminal domain-containing protein, with translation MIEAQVHQQLRALLREWGEPSWPHHLTLARLVARALRLGRSALLQVGGLSAYQGEYRLSYLIALMMWPGPAIVVAPEATAQRLLVADLPRLQEKLRLHKPVHRGDRWPGDGFNGLLITTPEAWLGDRLNREGQFPDGIPTLIDDADHLEQWVQQQLTVDLGPLDWNQLALAYPNHQRLIQDTHVALTHTAFQRPANPYQRYLLDEQDCQQLQRLHQVLTASRMASTEGPMPAPWERFWQQFNPPDHLLWFTVDRDRGRMGLHCAPVNLALPLESLWSRQPVVLIGAALDPEPGADNFRQRLGLGDLTCLQFTPNRQHDAIQLYLPTHLPLPNTPQFQGVLHQEVRRLLSRRVGPDPHLEAEPDDGSVQPSFTVILLDDLPLRGQLGATLAGEFGSRVQVEQTAIAHHGILVSGWGFWQRHRALLPPPTLLIVATLPLPSLENPMVAARVAFHKRRRQDWFRLYLFPTAVTELQRAIAPSRQHQGTVALLDTRVHYRSYGGQILEALSPAACTRSLPLDWG, from the coding sequence GTGATTGAGGCCCAAGTACACCAACAACTGCGCGCCCTGCTGCGGGAATGGGGAGAGCCAAGCTGGCCCCACCACCTGACCCTGGCGCGGCTTGTGGCGCGGGCGCTGCGGCTGGGTCGCAGTGCCCTGCTGCAGGTGGGCGGGCTGTCGGCCTACCAGGGCGAATACCGCCTCAGCTACCTGATTGCGCTGATGATGTGGCCTGGGCCCGCCATTGTGGTGGCTCCAGAGGCGACCGCCCAGCGCCTGCTGGTGGCTGACCTGCCGCGCCTGCAGGAAAAGCTGCGGCTGCACAAGCCCGTACACCGGGGCGATCGCTGGCCCGGCGATGGCTTTAATGGTTTGCTGATCACCACCCCCGAAGCCTGGCTGGGCGATCGCCTCAACCGCGAGGGCCAGTTTCCCGACGGCATTCCCACCCTGATTGACGATGCCGACCACCTGGAGCAGTGGGTGCAGCAGCAGCTCACTGTCGACCTTGGCCCCCTCGACTGGAACCAGCTGGCCCTGGCCTACCCCAACCACCAGCGGCTGATTCAAGATACCCACGTGGCCCTCACCCACACGGCCTTTCAGCGTCCGGCCAACCCCTACCAGCGCTACCTGCTAGACGAGCAGGACTGCCAACAGCTCCAGCGCTTGCACCAGGTGCTGACCGCCAGCCGGATGGCCTCCACCGAAGGCCCCATGCCAGCGCCGTGGGAACGGTTTTGGCAGCAGTTCAACCCGCCGGACCACCTGCTGTGGTTTACCGTCGATCGCGATCGCGGCCGTATGGGGCTGCACTGCGCCCCGGTCAATCTGGCTTTGCCGCTGGAATCCCTGTGGTCGCGGCAGCCGGTGGTGCTGATTGGCGCGGCCCTGGACCCCGAGCCGGGGGCCGACAACTTTCGCCAGCGGCTGGGGCTGGGCGATCTGACCTGCCTCCAGTTCACCCCCAATCGCCAGCACGACGCCATTCAGCTCTACCTGCCCACCCACCTGCCCCTGCCCAACACGCCGCAGTTCCAGGGCGTGCTGCACCAGGAGGTCCGCCGCCTGCTCAGCCGTAGGGTCGGGCCTGACCCTCACCTTGAGGCGGAGCCCGACGACGGCTCGGTTCAGCCCAGTTTTACCGTCATTTTGCTGGACGACTTGCCCCTCCGGGGTCAGCTGGGGGCGACCCTGGCGGGGGAGTTTGGTTCGCGGGTGCAGGTGGAGCAGACTGCGATCGCCCACCACGGTATTTTGGTCAGCGGCTGGGGCTTTTGGCAGCGGCACCGGGCGCTGCTGCCGCCCCCCACCCTGCTGATTGTCGCCACCCTGCCCCTGCCCTCCCTAGAAAACCCGATGGTGGCGGCGCGGGTCGCCTTTCACAAACGCCGACGGCAGGACTGGTTTCGGCTGTACCTGTTTCCTACGGCGGTGACCGAGTTGCAGCGGGCGATCGCCCCCTCCCGCCAGCACCAGGGCACCGTGGCCCTGCTGGATACCCGCGTCCACTACCGCAGCTACGGCGGGCAAATTTTGGAGGCGCTCAGTCCGGCAGCCTGCACGCGATCGCTGCCGCTGGACTGGGGCTAG
- a CDS encoding prephenate/arogenate dehydrogenase → MERIAIVGLGLIGGSLGLDLSRYGHPVVGIARRAKTAEQALTMGAVTAAGTDLALVAEADVVFICTPIDAVAATAKAIAPHLSPEAVITDVASVKGDIVPAMEALWPNFVGGHPMAGKAEAGLAVAEAGLFAGRPYVLTPTEATNPAALERVRAIAASLQANLCQCHPDQHDRAVAWISHLPVMVSSSLILACQGEADPAILALAQTLASSGFQDTSRVGGGVPELGMLMARHNRVALLESLTQYQQQLEQIKILITAEDWDALHNALTQAQTTRPAYIKPA, encoded by the coding sequence ATGGAACGGATTGCCATTGTTGGTTTGGGCCTGATTGGCGGATCGCTGGGGCTCGACCTGAGCCGGTACGGTCATCCTGTCGTCGGTATTGCCCGCCGCGCGAAAACGGCTGAGCAGGCGCTGACCATGGGTGCCGTCACCGCAGCCGGTACCGATCTGGCCCTGGTGGCCGAGGCCGATGTGGTGTTCATCTGCACCCCCATCGATGCGGTGGCGGCCACGGCGAAGGCGATCGCCCCTCACCTGAGCCCGGAGGCGGTAATCACCGATGTAGCGTCGGTAAAAGGGGACATTGTCCCGGCGATGGAGGCGCTGTGGCCCAACTTTGTCGGCGGGCACCCGATGGCGGGCAAGGCGGAGGCGGGGCTGGCGGTGGCCGAGGCGGGATTGTTTGCCGGTCGCCCCTACGTGCTGACCCCCACCGAGGCCACGAACCCGGCGGCACTGGAGCGGGTGCGGGCGATCGCCGCTTCCCTACAGGCGAACCTCTGCCAGTGCCACCCCGACCAGCACGATCGCGCCGTCGCCTGGATCTCGCACCTGCCGGTGATGGTCAGCAGCAGCCTCATCCTCGCCTGCCAGGGGGAAGCTGACCCCGCTATTCTGGCCCTGGCTCAAACCCTTGCCAGCTCCGGCTTTCAAGACACCAGCCGGGTCGGCGGCGGCGTACCGGAGCTGGGAATGCTGATGGCCCGCCATAACCGGGTGGCGCTGCTGGAATCCCTAACCCAGTATCAGCAGCAGCTAGAGCAGATCAAAATTCTGATTACCGCTGAAGATTGGGACGCATTACACAATGCCCTGACTCAAGCCCAAACTACTCGCCCTGCTTATATCAAACCTGCTTAA
- a CDS encoding DUF2839 domain-containing protein, producing MGESKRRKEQLGEKYGQAEPILPWLPITKEQSQQFVKWTTRGAWGGIILVIAFWITLRFIGPGLGWWSLAD from the coding sequence GTGGGCGAATCAAAACGACGCAAAGAGCAGCTGGGCGAAAAATATGGCCAGGCAGAACCTATTCTGCCCTGGCTACCCATTACCAAGGAGCAGTCGCAGCAGTTTGTCAAATGGACCACCCGCGGCGCCTGGGGGGGCATCATTTTGGTAATCGCATTTTGGATCACCCTGCGGTTTATCGGCCCTGGGCTGGGCTGGTGGAGCCTAGCCGACTGA